In Deinococcus proteolyticus MRP, a single genomic region encodes these proteins:
- a CDS encoding homoserine dehydrogenase codes for MPSPTPNQPLHAQHQVPVREITLGLLGCGSVGTAFLQLLERRRQVFDDMGVRIRVTGVLVRDAARPRDVPAGTPLTESPDFLNECSVVVEVMGGTSRPLELLRPYLRSGRPVITANKALLAECWDELRPYALAGQLYYEASVMAGTPVIGPMSTVLRASTFQRLQAVVNGTCNFILTCMEEGHTYAAALAEAQALGYAEDPPTLDVGGFDSAHKLAVLARFCVGGDFAYDQIAVQGIEALTPELVRAAAQRGERYKLVAELRREDGGWHASVSPQALPADHALCTAGASRNAMVYEGEECGPLFFAGGGAGGMVTASAMVGDLLDWLIGFPGHVPLHGLEG; via the coding sequence ATGCCAAGTCCGACCCCCAATCAGCCTCTGCACGCCCAGCATCAGGTCCCGGTCCGCGAAATCACCCTGGGGCTGCTGGGCTGTGGCAGCGTCGGTACCGCTTTTTTGCAGCTGCTGGAGCGGCGCCGTCAGGTCTTCGATGATATGGGCGTGCGTATCCGCGTGACCGGTGTGCTGGTCCGCGACGCTGCCCGCCCCCGCGACGTGCCGGCCGGCACCCCCCTGACCGAATCGCCCGACTTCCTGAACGAGTGCTCGGTGGTGGTCGAGGTGATGGGCGGCACATCGCGGCCGCTGGAGCTGCTGCGCCCCTACCTGCGCTCGGGCCGCCCGGTCATCACCGCCAACAAGGCTTTGCTGGCCGAATGCTGGGACGAACTGCGTCCCTACGCCCTGGCCGGGCAGCTGTACTACGAGGCCAGCGTGATGGCCGGCACCCCGGTCATCGGTCCCATGAGCACCGTGCTGCGGGCCAGCACGTTTCAGCGCCTACAGGCGGTGGTGAACGGCACCTGCAACTTTATCCTCACCTGTATGGAGGAGGGCCACACCTACGCGGCGGCACTGGCTGAAGCTCAGGCTCTGGGCTACGCCGAGGACCCGCCCACCCTGGACGTAGGCGGCTTCGACAGTGCCCATAAGCTGGCGGTGCTGGCCCGCTTCTGTGTGGGTGGGGATTTCGCTTACGACCAGATTGCCGTGCAGGGCATCGAAGCGCTGACGCCCGAGCTGGTGCGTGCGGCGGCCCAGCGCGGCGAACGTTACAAGCTGGTGGCCGAACTGCGCCGTGAGGATGGAGGCTGGCATGCCAGCGTCTCCCCGCAGGCCCTGCCTGCTGACCACGCGCTGTGTACCGCCGGAGCCAGCCGCAACGCGATGGTGTACGAGGGCGAGGAGTGCGGCCCGCTGTTTTTCGCGGGCGGCGGCGCCGGCGGTATGGTCACGGCCTCCGCGATGGTAGGCGACCTGCTCGACTGGCTGATCGGCTTTCCGGGGCATGTGCCGCTGCACGGCCTGGAGGGGTAA
- the thrS gene encoding threonine--tRNA ligase, whose product MQITLPDGKQLDLPQGATALDVARQISERLAGDAIAATANGELTDLMTPLPEGAQVSLITKKNPGDAAAVFRHSLGHVMSQAVGEFYAAKGYSADQLKRGVGPAIENGWYQDFDLPEPLSEDDLPEIERLMRDIIGRKLDFSRREVSKAEATEFFAHDPYKAELIRDLPEDEVVTLYMQGDYTDLCRGPHFPTTGRLPTAFKLMSTSGAYWRGNENNPILQRIYGVAFATQKELDEYLHLLEEAKRRDHRRLGKELDLFFTSDVIGPGLPIWLPSGATIRRELERFIVDVELKNGYQHVYSPALAKSELYKISGHWDHYQEDMFPIMHLDQEELVLRPMNCPHHIQIYAHKPHSYRELPLKIAELGTMYRYEQSGQLTGLSRVRSMTLNDAHIFCRPDQIQEEFKAVVRMIQEVYEVLGFKDYSYRLSLRDPQDTEKYYQDDQMWDTAEAQLREALSDLGVDYYESPGDAAFYGPKLDVQVRSALGKDETISTAQLDFLLPQKFDLEYVAEDGSRQRPVMIHRGVISTMERMTAFLIENTAGNFPFWLAPRQVMIIPIADRHNAYAEELRAELVAAGLRAEVDTSSDRMNAKVRDAELKKIPVMLIVGDKEQEARAVSVRERTPEGHQERKGVAFSDLKSELVTRYQSRQ is encoded by the coding sequence ATGCAAATTACCCTCCCCGACGGCAAACAACTCGACCTCCCTCAAGGCGCCACTGCGCTGGACGTGGCCCGCCAGATTTCCGAGCGCCTGGCCGGTGACGCTATTGCGGCTACGGCGAACGGTGAACTGACCGACCTGATGACTCCGCTGCCTGAAGGGGCCCAGGTCAGCCTGATCACCAAGAAGAACCCCGGCGACGCTGCTGCTGTGTTCCGCCATTCGCTGGGTCATGTGATGAGCCAGGCGGTGGGCGAGTTCTATGCGGCCAAAGGCTACAGCGCAGACCAGCTTAAGCGTGGTGTGGGACCGGCTATTGAGAATGGGTGGTATCAGGACTTCGACCTGCCCGAGCCACTCAGCGAGGACGACCTCCCCGAAATCGAGCGCCTGATGCGCGACATCATTGGCCGCAAGCTGGACTTCTCGCGCCGTGAAGTGAGCAAGGCCGAGGCGACGGAGTTCTTTGCCCACGACCCCTACAAGGCCGAGCTGATTCGTGATCTGCCCGAAGACGAGGTGGTGACCCTCTACATGCAGGGCGATTACACCGACCTGTGCCGTGGCCCGCATTTTCCAACCACCGGCCGACTGCCCACCGCCTTCAAGCTGATGAGCACTTCCGGGGCCTACTGGCGTGGCAACGAGAACAACCCCATCTTGCAGCGTATCTATGGGGTGGCCTTCGCCACACAAAAGGAACTGGACGAATACCTGCACCTGCTGGAAGAGGCCAAGCGCCGCGACCACCGCCGCTTGGGCAAAGAATTGGACCTGTTCTTCACCAGCGACGTGATTGGACCGGGCCTGCCTATCTGGTTGCCGTCGGGCGCGACCATTCGCCGCGAACTGGAGCGCTTTATCGTGGATGTGGAGCTGAAAAACGGCTACCAGCACGTGTACTCGCCGGCGCTGGCGAAGTCGGAACTGTACAAGATCAGCGGCCACTGGGACCACTACCAGGAGGACATGTTCCCCATCATGCACCTGGACCAAGAGGAGTTGGTGCTGCGCCCTATGAACTGCCCGCACCACATCCAGATTTACGCCCATAAGCCGCATTCCTACCGTGAGTTGCCCCTCAAGATTGCCGAGCTGGGCACCATGTACCGCTACGAGCAGAGCGGGCAGCTGACCGGCCTGTCGCGAGTGCGCAGCATGACCCTCAACGACGCGCACATCTTCTGCCGCCCGGACCAGATTCAGGAAGAGTTCAAGGCCGTGGTGCGGATGATTCAGGAAGTGTACGAGGTGCTGGGCTTCAAGGACTACAGCTACCGCCTGTCGCTGCGTGACCCTCAGGACACGGAAAAGTACTATCAGGACGACCAGATGTGGGATACGGCCGAAGCTCAGCTGCGTGAAGCATTGAGCGACCTGGGCGTGGATTACTACGAGTCGCCCGGCGACGCCGCCTTTTACGGGCCGAAGCTGGACGTGCAGGTTCGTAGTGCCCTGGGCAAGGACGAGACCATCAGCACCGCTCAGCTGGACTTCCTGCTGCCGCAGAAGTTCGACTTGGAGTACGTGGCCGAGGACGGCTCGCGCCAGCGCCCGGTCATGATTCACCGTGGAGTGATTTCCACGATGGAGCGCATGACTGCCTTCCTGATTGAAAACACTGCCGGCAACTTCCCCTTCTGGCTGGCGCCGCGCCAGGTGATGATTATCCCTATTGCCGACCGCCACAACGCCTATGCCGAGGAGTTGCGTGCCGAACTGGTGGCCGCTGGCCTGCGCGCCGAAGTGGATACCAGCAGTGACCGCATGAACGCCAAGGTGCGCGACGCCGAGCTAAAAAAGATTCCCGTGATGCTGATTGTGGGCGACAAGGAGCAAGAAGCGCGGGCCGTGAGTGTGCGTGAGCGTACGCCCGAAGGCCACCAGGAGCGCAAGGGCGTGGCTTTCTCTGACCTGAAGTCGGAGCTGGTCACCCGCTACCAAAGCCGTCAGTAA
- a CDS encoding MFS transporter codes for MTNISQAVGAASAPPSLSVDDAIDRIGIGAFQWRLLAICGLTWAADAMEVLLMGFAMPGISAEFGLQKGSPEMTWLLTATFAGMFVGAAFWGYMADRIGRRGVFLTTVALGVVFGVAGAFAPTVALLMLARFLTGFAIGGTLPVDYAMMAEFVPTSWRGRFLVYLESFWAVGTILVAGLAWFLSTQLPPEDAWRWLLGLAAVPGLIGLLARFGIPDSPRHLLLRGQGRQARAAVEQVAHANGEPQALGEQELAQPAADVRVSPADLLRGSLGRRTVLLGLVWFGLSLGYYGIFSWLPSFLKAGGMDLGAVYRTTLLLALAQLPGYALAAYLVDRIGRRATVSGFLALGAVGAYLFLSAGSPQSVLATSALLSFALLGAWGAVYAYTPELFPTRLRSTGMGLMSSMARAASLISPSVGALLLTGNLSVALTVFALCFAIAAASAWAIGIETRGQQLDDVVA; via the coding sequence ATGACAAACATTTCACAAGCGGTCGGAGCGGCTTCCGCTCCCCCGTCTTTAAGCGTGGATGATGCTATTGACCGCATTGGCATCGGCGCTTTTCAGTGGCGGCTGCTGGCCATTTGCGGGCTCACCTGGGCCGCTGACGCGATGGAAGTGCTGCTGATGGGCTTCGCCATGCCCGGCATCAGCGCCGAGTTCGGCTTGCAAAAGGGGTCGCCGGAAATGACCTGGCTACTGACGGCCACCTTCGCTGGAATGTTTGTGGGAGCCGCCTTCTGGGGCTATATGGCAGACCGCATCGGGCGGCGCGGCGTATTCCTGACGACCGTGGCCCTGGGGGTGGTGTTCGGAGTGGCTGGGGCCTTTGCGCCTACCGTGGCCCTGCTGATGCTGGCCCGCTTCCTGACCGGGTTTGCCATCGGCGGCACCCTTCCGGTGGACTACGCCATGATGGCCGAATTCGTGCCGACCAGCTGGCGCGGGCGTTTTCTGGTGTATCTGGAAAGCTTCTGGGCGGTGGGGACCATCCTGGTGGCAGGGCTGGCGTGGTTTCTGAGCACACAGCTGCCCCCCGAGGACGCCTGGCGCTGGCTGCTGGGCCTGGCCGCCGTTCCGGGCCTGATCGGTCTGCTGGCCCGCTTCGGCATTCCCGATTCGCCCCGGCACCTGCTGCTGCGCGGCCAAGGCAGGCAGGCCCGCGCCGCCGTGGAACAGGTGGCCCACGCCAACGGGGAGCCCCAGGCGTTAGGGGAGCAGGAACTGGCGCAGCCTGCCGCCGACGTCCGCGTCTCCCCCGCCGACCTGCTGCGCGGCTCACTGGGCCGGCGCACGGTGCTGCTGGGGCTCGTCTGGTTCGGTCTTTCGCTGGGGTATTACGGCATCTTCAGCTGGCTTCCCAGTTTCCTGAAAGCCGGGGGCATGGACCTGGGCGCGGTGTACCGAACCACCCTGCTGCTGGCACTGGCGCAGCTGCCCGGCTACGCGCTGGCCGCCTATCTGGTGGACCGCATCGGCCGGCGGGCCACCGTGAGCGGCTTTCTGGCGCTGGGCGCGGTGGGCGCGTACCTGTTCCTGTCGGCGGGTAGCCCCCAGAGCGTGCTGGCCACCTCGGCCCTGCTGTCGTTCGCTCTGCTGGGGGCCTGGGGCGCAGTGTACGCCTACACACCGGAGCTGTTCCCCACCCGCCTGCGCTCGACCGGCATGGGTCTGATGAGCAGCATGGCTCGCGCCGCCAGCCTGATTTCGCCCAGTGTGGGCGCCCTGCTGCTGACCGGTAACCTCAGCGTTGCCCTGACGGTCTTTGCCCTGTGCTTTGCCATCGCTGCAGCCAGCGCCTGGGCCATCGGCATAGAGACGCGGGGACAGCAGCTGGACGATGTGGTGGCCTGA
- a CDS encoding nicotinate phosphoribosyltransferase translates to MNPVTPTQQRDLVCSTPLFTDLYQLTMMQGYFLQGMHTQEATFDLYYRRQPYSGGFAVWAGLEPALDYLGHLSFSRADLDYLASLQLFRPEFLEALGGWRFSGTVTAFREGRIVFPHVPLLSVTAPLWEAQLVETALLNTLNFQTLVATKAARCVIAAASSPHGGEVVEFGARRAQGPNGALSAARAAFVGGATATSNVEAGLRYGLPLSGTHAHAWVQSFGSELEAFRAYADAYPDSTVLLLDTVDTLKSGLVNALTVARELREKGHELRGVRLDSGDLVYLSRRVRAGLDAAGFPDVKIIASNDLDEQVIASVIAEGGRIDVYGVGTQLATAGGEGGGALGGVYKLAALNGEPKMKLTGDPVKSNVPGVKRVWRGRDREGTVTFDVMTLGEMPKEGDLVSDPTNPLKHTHLPALEWEDAREVVMRDGQRVHPADDLPTIQARARAEALQLQEGTLRLLNPHQYKVSIGQDVADLRDRTVRDIRADQVGS, encoded by the coding sequence ATGAATCCCGTAACCCCTACCCAGCAGCGCGACCTGGTCTGCTCCACACCGCTTTTCACCGACCTTTATCAGTTGACGATGATGCAGGGGTATTTCCTGCAAGGCATGCACACCCAGGAGGCCACCTTCGACCTGTATTACCGCAGGCAGCCTTACAGTGGCGGCTTCGCGGTGTGGGCCGGGCTGGAACCGGCGCTGGACTACCTTGGGCACCTCAGCTTCAGCCGGGCAGACCTGGACTACCTGGCGTCGCTGCAGCTGTTCCGGCCCGAATTTCTGGAGGCGCTGGGCGGCTGGCGCTTCAGCGGCACCGTGACCGCCTTCCGCGAGGGCCGCATCGTCTTTCCACATGTGCCGCTGCTGAGCGTGACCGCGCCGCTGTGGGAAGCGCAGCTGGTGGAAACGGCGCTGCTGAACACCCTCAATTTCCAGACGCTGGTGGCCACCAAGGCGGCCCGCTGCGTGATCGCTGCAGCCAGCAGCCCGCACGGCGGCGAGGTGGTGGAGTTCGGCGCCCGCCGCGCCCAGGGACCGAACGGTGCGCTGAGTGCGGCCCGGGCCGCTTTCGTAGGTGGAGCCACCGCCACCTCCAACGTGGAAGCCGGCCTGCGCTACGGACTGCCGCTGTCGGGCACGCACGCCCACGCCTGGGTGCAGAGCTTCGGCAGCGAGCTGGAAGCGTTCCGCGCCTACGCCGATGCCTACCCGGACAGCACCGTGCTGCTGCTGGATACGGTAGACACCCTGAAAAGCGGCCTGGTCAACGCCCTTACAGTGGCCCGCGAGCTGCGCGAGAAGGGCCACGAGCTGCGCGGCGTGCGCCTGGACAGCGGTGACCTGGTGTACCTCAGCCGGCGGGTGCGGGCCGGGCTGGACGCGGCCGGCTTCCCGGACGTGAAAATCATCGCCTCCAACGACCTGGATGAGCAGGTGATCGCCTCGGTCATTGCCGAAGGCGGACGCATCGACGTGTACGGCGTCGGCACGCAGCTGGCCACGGCGGGCGGCGAGGGCGGCGGCGCACTGGGCGGCGTATACAAGTTGGCCGCCCTGAACGGCGAACCCAAAATGAAGCTGACCGGCGACCCGGTCAAGAGCAACGTGCCGGGCGTGAAACGGGTCTGGCGCGGCCGCGACCGCGAAGGCACCGTGACTTTCGACGTGATGACCCTGGGAGAGATGCCCAAAGAAGGCGACCTGGTCAGCGACCCGACCAACCCCCTCAAGCACACGCACCTGCCCGCCCTGGAATGGGAAGACGCCCGCGAAGTGGTGATGCGTGATGGTCAGCGTGTGCATCCGGCCGACGACCTGCCCACCATACAGGCCCGCGCCCGCGCCGAAGCACTCCAGCTGCAAGAAGGCACCCTGCGCCTACTGAACCCGCACCAGTACAAGGTCAGCATCGGTCAGGACGTGGCTGACCTGCGTGACCGGACCGTACGTGACATCCGCGCCGATCAGGTGGGCAGCTGA